The window CATCTAATAATGAATTCTATTCCTTTCCTCCATGTAACTCCACTATACAAtctttgaaaatcaaaataactTTAATTGTAACTTTcataatataacttttaaaattagaatggtTATAAACAACAGGAGAGATTTTTTCCAAGTCCAACATGTGAGAACTTTCATATACAAAATGAATGTCATACTTCACTGTAATCTTGTTATAAGATACTTATTTCAGTAATGCTGATATCTCAAGATATATTTGGCATGCTTCTTTTGGAAACACACATGAACTATCATTAGGCTATATTCACAATTCTTCAAAGACCTTTATCCAACTTAAGCACTTATTTTATTACTTAGTCTTATTCAAAATATCagctattttcaaaatatttaatctaCACCAAAAGATAGGAATTTGCTATACTGAGATTATTCAAATGAATATGAACCACAAGCCTTGAAAACAATGCCAAAAGAAGGAAGAGCCTCAAAACTGCTTTCAACAGTGacaatagcactgaaacataataCATAGCCTCACAAGACAGTTAAACGCAAGAATATTTACCAATAAATTCTATTCATTTGAGGGGGGCCGGAATCTGTTTATCTCTTATATTCATTCCCCAtgtaaaaaagcatttaaaaaaatttacttttcccCCCCATTTTTTGAATTTCTCAAATTACTTCAATTTCTGTCCTATAAAGGAAAAACACTGCAAATAAAATCTCTACAAAATTACAACAAGTCCTATATAACATAGGCTTAAATGATACCAGATTTGTCTAGATTGGGAaaggttctaattttttttttaatgatagaaaaAGAACTTTAGTTGGGGAGCAATCACCTAAGTATTTATAAAATCGGGAATActctcacatgtgtgtgtgctaagttgcttcagttgtgtctgactctttgcgaccctacggacgttctccaggcaagaccatttccttctctagactcTCACACATAGGCAATGCAAATAAACTGCTTACTCGGatgaattttcaaaatgtattttaatctcattccaggaagaaagaaaatttctagATACAAACGCATCTCATTCAATCACATTTTAACATACATTCAGcaacttaaaatattataagaatccaatattttcatcttttataatctcaatatattatatatttaatatataatatatatatgtacaatacaTACAGGTAGTCAGCAGGAttacaaagtaattttttaaaagtctgatcaACATTGATAAATACTTTTAGACTATTAAAAGGAACTATACTTAGGatcatagaataaaataaaatatgggagGTCCAAACCTAATGGCAAGACCGCAAATGTTCACGTAGCCAATCATGTAAAAGATCTCTCAAGTTGGATAGAATGCATTTTAAAGCAATACTCTCACTACTCTCAAGCAGCAGTACTTGTAAATATTAAGCATGTACATctccatttaatttaaaatttctatgcaGCTTTCTTTACTGTAATATACAGTagctatttcttcctttctgttggATTTTGTCATTGTTGCTGTTTGAAGAGTGGTATATTACCAACAGAAGTGACTTTaactcccttccctcccctaaaGCATGGCTCAGTTTGAAGACTGTTCTATAGGCAGCTACTATGAATATCAACAGTACCTTAATACCATTAACAGAACCAATCAATAACTGGAGTCATATGAGAAGTTCCAAAGACTGATGGAGGTTTCTGTAAACCAAGGTCATTGGAAGTATTACACCTGCAGATAGCCCTCTCACATCCCTTAATGCAAGGAGTTAAAATTTCAATACCATAGTATAGCAGTTAACAACCtattctataatttaaaatattaataccattAATCCACCCTGAGAATACAGAGGAAGTATTTAAAACAAGATATTCTGAtatggtttctttcctttgtatttgCTTTCTTCTGGTTTTCGTTGGCCCTTCAAGGGTACGATATTTGAATTCAAAGTGTGACTTTGATATCCGTTTTTGTTAACTGAGATTCATGCCACAGTGAGATACTGGTGATAGAAAAGCCCAAAAAGGCTTGTAGAAAAGAGACAAGCAGCAATCCACCAGGTCAGAAAAGACAGAAGTCCTCGAAAAAGCAGAGgagtgaaaatgttttttaagctGCTCAGTGCCACTGTTATTTGGGTAACAGTTACCTTCACCTTCCCATCAGCAGATGGTAATTCAGAGTAAACAGAATTGGAGGGTAGACTATTATCCACTGGCAAGGCAGACACAGATTCTGGATAAATCCCCCAGGAATGATTACCTAGAAAATTAAAGATGCAAATAAAATTTGAAGAGTAAGTAACTCCAAagcttcttattaaaaaaaaaaattccttaacttATATTTCAAATTAAGAATAAGAAGTGGCacaacaaattattttatgttgaaaataaagtattgaaaataaagtaaaataataagcTTTCTACATATTTAGGGAAAATTCACTTAACTTGACCAGACTATAATCTAACCTTCTCAGTAGAACTACACATAAAAGCCAAAAactaatttacttttaattaactGCATTAAAATCTggtaaaataacaaaaacattctCTTCCCTATATAACCCATGAATCAACTACCTCTACTGGAGTGACAGAATAGATTCTGTAACTTCTTAGAATCTTTTCTACCTCTAGAATATCAGAGTAATTTCTTTCTCAGAAACTATCTGTGATCCCAATGTGAGAGACTATTAATAGCTCCAGAAGTGTTTTCGTCATATACTTTCCTATGTTGATAGGATATGAGTCACATaattcaccactgagctactctTTTATGTTCCATAGATTCCTGAAAGATTATTTACATCTATCATCAGCTCTATAGTATCTGTAAGTCCACCCAAcaatgcttttaattcttttgggctTCTAAAACCCCTACATTGGCAGACTGCCAGATCTAAGCAAAGAAATAATCAACTCGGGTAATAGATAATTCTTGAGTAACACCACAGAGGGGCTTGATTGCTTAGTGAACAGACTTAATAGAAGAACTTTGTTCTGCCACCAAGAAATCTTTATTCTATCCACGTTAAATTATCTGAAGTAGAACCCACCAAAAGATCCTACaattcataaatttaaaagtacCTCATAATAATTTAAACGCTATGCACTAACACaatcttaaaatacaaaatattaagatTAAAAAGTGTTCACTCAAGTTACTCAGAATTAAACTTTAGCAAACAATTCTTTTAACATTATAAAACCATATGGGTCTGAGTTTTCAAAATCAAGAAGATAAATCAATGAATCAACTTCTAGAGCTTAAAGGCTCCCATGTTCCCTCATAAAACTTCTAAAGAGAGAATCAATTTTAAGAGGCATATTTCTTTGTAGGTAACAGAAAACACTATTAATTACAGGTAGAAAGTAGAGCAGTGAGCGTCCCAGCTGCCAGGATATGCCTACCTAGAGTTTTCAAAAGCAGGGTTGTGTGAAGCAGCATGACCAGAGGAGCCACATACTGCAGCGCAATGACACAAAGGTAATAAAAGACTCGAGCGACCTGAAACAACATGTTAAGTTCTAACACAGCTGACATGTTATGAGTGAGTTAAACTTTTGTATCAAACTGAATCATCAAACTGAATCgcttaaaagataaataatccTTCCATGGGAAGAAAGCTAACTGGAAATAAATTTGTACTTCATTATAAATGCCCCCAGACTGACTTCAGAAAGGCTAAGTTTGAAGGTTCTTTAAGATgtgaaaaaaacattaaatcccttaaaaatagttaagtgaTTAATACAAATTGGAGAAACAAAATCACTGAAATTCAAACGGCATATATTCacttatttcaaatataaaacaaaatgctaAAATTTCTGAAGACACCTAAAATATCAAAGTAAATAACAATAAGAGTCATATATGAACATAAACCcctcataaataaaaatattaatcccTATTTACATTAGACTGAAGTAAAATTCAAAGTATGAAAATACATGAAAGGTAAAACATAAAAAGTTATTTGAATCTTGATAGAGTCAAGATGGAGGTCCAGAGTAGAAAACAAGAGGATCTGACACCATGTTTCTTTAGAAAGACTTGATCAGGTTGTGGGCCTAGTCCATTACAACAGTGGATGGATTCCTAGCACCTTCCTCTTCTGGGCTCTCCATTAAGTAAACTTATGTTTACTTATGTTCCACGTTCAAGTACTTGGATTAAtgttaaaaggaatacatttagtCACTAAAACTAGTATTTCCTATTCTTTAAGTCACAAAAGCTATACAATATACTGTGATGTCTTTCAGATCAGTTAGGGGAGTCCCATTTAGCAAACGTAGATAAACCACAGCTTTGTAACCCAAACTGTATGATACTTAAAGTACTTAAGGCAGGAAGGGGCACTGAGACCCTTTCCTCACCTAACACTATAATCAGATCAAGGTCTCTGACATCTGTCAGTTTAAGATTATTCTATCTGTTCATAATAAGAATATCATGGAATGAAAGTACTACTGAAGGAAATCAAGCacttttatttttgtgcatgtggTGTTcgttgcttcagtcgtctctgatcctttgcaaccccataactgcagcctgccaggctcctctgtccatgggattctccaggcaagaacactggagtgggttgccatgccctcctccaggggatcttcccaacccaggttcaaacctgggtctcctgcattggcaggtgggttctttactgctagtgccatcAGTATTTGCTAATTTTCATTTTGACTACAGTGTAAAACTTACCATTTTCTGAAGCTCAACTGTGCTTATTCGGCCTGCTTCTTTCTTCATTTGATCCACACATTTCTGGGCTAAGTTTAAGTAAGCTTGCAGGTGACTACGCATCATGGCCAACCGCAAAGCACAGAGCACGATTATTAACCAGAGTCGCAGAGTATCGAACGTAGCTTCTGTCATTCTACAGATCAAAAAGTTGATATGGTGCTCTCAAAGACCAACAAATGCTAGCATGCTAGTTATATGTGTTAATGTTCATTGGATAAGATATTTAATACAAGTAAACTTAGACTTAGTTACAACTGGAGACATGAAAAGTGTCCCATTCTATCACAGACTTACAGGATACTTTCACTTGCATAACAAATAAATGCATCATGAAACAAAGAAGTACCAGATAAGTCTAAAACAAAAAAGTAGAGCAATACTTGGGATTCCCTTCTCTATCCATCCTCCAGCATGGGGGTAGGAGAATGACTCTAAGCAAAAAGGGAAGTTGGGAGTTCTTAAACTGGAGACtacaagaaagaaggaaggaaacccCAGGAGCTTGCCCGTGAACTATCAAGTTAACAACCCATCTGTTTCTGGCTACAGTTTTGTTTGATCACATAAACACCTGAGTAGGATCTTTCACTCTGCTGAATTTCTGACTGGGATCAAGAATTCTGATATAATACACTAAAATCAGATGTTCTTTAAAGGACTTTAGAAAGAAGAGGTAAATTCTGATGTCCTTAAGgggtttaacattttaaaaagaccatGGTTTCTGCTTTGATAAAAGATAACATTGTAATTTGAAGATAATGCTTACACCGTGCCTGACTCTATTCAAATTTCTAGTACACATCAGGTAGTTAAACATATGACTGTTGAAATGTGTCTAGTGATCTGCCAGACAGGATGTGGAACTTACAAGGGTCTCCCCCAAATTCTTAAAGACTAAGAGGGTAGACTGGACGGCTATAAAGAAGAATGAGCGGGAAAAGATATAAAACCAACACTTTGCTCCAAAATAGGCTCTGGTATCATCCCTGTCTTCCATCCAGTGTAAGCACCTAGGAAAGGGACTAACACTACAATACAGAAAAAGCTGCCTGAGGAAATACAGTTGAAGAACAgtacaggaaacagaaaaggcagagaagatgGGAAAGGATACAGTCTTGGTTGAACTACTTATGAAACAGAGGTGATAGAGGGATGGAACAAAGGCTTTATTATGCATGCTTTTTTGGGGTTTCCTTTTTACAAGGCCATGAGAAATGCACATTGGTTAGGAAGCATAAAGGCCAACTTTTATCAATACATTTACATTATAATGAACGGTAAGATTAAAGCATCAGTCACGTGAGAATAAGAGTACACAAAGATTTAGGACCGTCCACAGCCTTGAACCTTCCGGGGCCTACAGACAATACTGTGCTCCCTGGTGTGGTGCAACCAGGCAGCTTGGCTGGTAGACAGCTAGTATATACACTTTGAGGATGACAGGTAATACAAAGGAAGGGAATGGTACGAGGCAGTGAATCAAAAAATATCTGCCCTGTTTACGAGGAGTTCAGGATTTAGGTAACAGTCCCACTAATAGTTATCTGATTAGTACCTCTAGTTCAGATTGCTTACTTAACTTCATAAGGATTTGGTCAGTTGATACGATAGGGTATCTCAGGAAAGAGTCTGACCTGGGGCAAAATATGCAGgtaaagaaaaggcagaagaaatttCTCCAAATTCTTGAAGCCATTCTAGGTACCACTGTACATGTTCTCTTTTGGTTTTCTTAAGAGGTTATAAGCACGCATGGACTCTGCCTGCATTTCATTTCTTGATGCCCAAGCAGAACACATGGATGGATGAGTTTAAATACATTTCTGGGTTGAAACTACATTCTAACCATTTTTGCTTGTCACTACAAATAAAAGCCTTTGACCAACCATTTACTCCATGTGACAGACGAAGGACCTGCGTTAATGGGCAGCCATTCTTTCTCAATCTACCACATGGGCTTtggattttaaacaaaaattaaaaaccactgCTGTCTAATCGCTTAATGTAATGATCtaacaaataaaaaaggaataaaatggagCACAGATAAGACtataattttgtttccttcatttaccaagcaagaatactggagtgggttgccattcctttccccaAGGGAttttcgtgacccagggatcaaacctgggtcacccacattgcactgcaggcagattctctaccttaGTCTAGAACCCTACAATCCTTAGGATTAACTTTTAAATACTCAGAGCAAACCTGTCAAGTTGAAATTACCATTAAAGCTTACTtatgtggggaaaaaatgtaatGACTTCAAAGTATACTTTCTTAGTTCAATAAGgttaagtgttaaaaaaaaaacaaatcatggTCATCACTGATTCTACACTTATTCCAACACAAATCTGTACCAGGATCTATAAGAAATACATAATGTAAAATGCATACTGTGGAATCAATGACTAGTcaagtttttctattttaattttgataaggCAAAGCAGTGGAaggaacatttattaagcacttacttcTAGCCAGTTGCATTACATGT is drawn from Bos mutus isolate GX-2022 chromosome 7, NWIPB_WYAK_1.1, whole genome shotgun sequence and contains these coding sequences:
- the TMEM161B gene encoding transmembrane protein 161B isoform X5, with protein sequence MAVLIVTENYLEFGLETGFTNFSDSAMQFLEKQGLESQGPVSKLTFKFFLAIFCSFIGAFLTFPGLRLAQMHLDALNLATEKITQTLLHINFLAPLFMVLLWVKPITKDYIMNPPLGKESVPLMTEATFDTLRLWLIIVLCALRLAMMRSHLQAYLNLAQKCVDQMKKEAGRISTVELQKMVARVFYYLCVIALQYVAPLVMLLHTTLLLKTLGNHSWGIYPESVSALPVDNSLPSNSVYSELPSADGKVKVTVTQITVALSSLKNIFTPLLFRGLLSFLTWWIAACLFSTSLFGLFYHQYLTVA
- the TMEM161B gene encoding transmembrane protein 161B isoform X4, with translation MNISLVWCLLVLSFAIKVLFSLTTHYFKVEDGGERSVCVTFGFFFFVKAMAVLIVTENYLEFGLETGFTNFSDSAMQFLEKQGLESQGPVSKLTFKFFLAIFCSFIGAFLTFPGLRLAQMHLDALNLATEKITQTLLHINFLAPLFMVLLWVKPITKDYIMNPPLGKESVPLMTEATFDTLRLWLIIVLCALRLAMMRSHLQAYLNLAQKCVDQMKKEAGRISTVELQKMVARVFYYLCVIALQYVAPLVMLLHTTLLLKTLGNHSWGIYPESVSALPVDNSLPSNSVYSELPSADGKVKVTVTQITVALSSLKNIFTPLLFRGLLSFLTWWIAACLFSTSLFGLFYHQYLTVA